A genomic segment from Nicotiana sylvestris chromosome 1, ASM39365v2, whole genome shotgun sequence encodes:
- the LOC138872036 gene encoding uncharacterized protein, which yields MKKDIAEFAAQCPNCHQAIEKIKLIQENLLATQSRQKSYADNRWRDFEFQFDYWVFLKVSLMKGVMRFGRKGKLSPWYIGPYRVIRKVGQVAYELDLPSDLESVHPVFHVSMLHKCIRDPSRIMSIDDVQVTEQLSYEETPIAILDRHVRRLRTKDVALVKVYWRNKNVEEMTWEAEEDMKSRYPYLFPPPEKGTTDTSQP from the exons atgaaaaaggatatagcggagtttgctgctcagtgtcctaactgtcaccag GCAATtgagaaaattaagcttatacaggaaaATCTATTAGCAACTCAAAGCCGTCAGAAGTCCTATGCGGATAATCGATGGCGAGACTTCGAGTTTCAGTTTGACTActgggtattcctaaaggtatcgCTGATGAAAGGTGTCATGAGGTTTGGTAGGAAGGGAAAACTTAGCCCTTGGTACATTGGACCATATAGGGTCATACGCAAGGTAGGCCAAGTAGCATATGAATTGGACTTGCCTTCGGACTTGGAATCCgtacatccagtctttcatgtgtctatgctccataAATGTATTAGAGATCCTTCTAGAATCATGTCAATTGATGATGTTCAGGTCACAGAGcaactatcatatgaagaaactcccattgctataCTAGACAGACATGTTCGGAGATTGAGAACTAAAGATGTAGCTTTGGTGAAAGTATATTGGAGAAACAagaatgtggaagaaatgacttgggaggccgaggaagacatgaagtctagatatccctacttatttcctcctccagagaagggtacGACTGATACATCACAACCTTAA